AGTAAATGAGTAAGAGGTTAGGCTTCATAAAATTGAAGTATGCAAtgagaaataaattcaacaagAGGTTCTTGGGGGCCCACTTGATATTTACTTGTTTCCAGATCTGAGAATACTTGCTTAGTCACTTCACCCAGGAAACGACCTGTTGGAAACAAAACAAGTTAGAGAAAAGACGGTCAGAGAACATGATATCAGGTTCAAAAGTCTGAACCAGAATAAGAAGCATCATAAAATGATACTAAGCACAACTCTCTAGATTACATGTTACTGACATCCAATAATTTCTGACATGTAATTTCATTACATAGACTGGATGAAAATCACACATCAGATAAGAATGTGTTGCAAGTATGACCAGGATAAGAAGCACCGTGAGATCTAAGCACAACTCTTTGGATTACATGTTACTGATATTCCATTAATTGCTGGCATGTATTTCATAACATGTGGACCAAATGAAAACACATCTTCTACTCGGGCATGAACTTTCACCTTCCTGCctgagagaaaaaagaagaatggcATGTACCCTGTATGAGATTGTCTTGTTTCAGAAAGATCTCTCTCAATCTACTCTGACCGCAAGGATTATACTTCagattaaatttgtcaaagcGATGAAAGGTGCTTTTGTCAGCATGAACATCCAATAGGTCAACATTCAGATCATAACTGTGAAAACAATTCATGAGCAGAAGGAAGAAATGAACATCAGAGGAGATTATGAGGGAGAATGATGAAAATCATTCGGTTAACGGTAAAACTAATTAACTATGTAGAACAATATTTTCCAATGCTTTCCCATCATTTTTCAAGTACAATCCTCAAAAGCTGTAACAATACCCAGTTAAGTCCAAGCTCTCAAACACCTCTTTCAAGGTCAGATATGTTCCATCTCGGAATATAACAACCTGCAGTGAGAGATGAAAGCTTGTTACTTACATAGATACTAAAGCATATATTTCCAGCAAAagtattcaacaaaatagaaCGCTATTTAAATGCCTTCCATCCACCCACCCACCTTTTCCTTGTTATCAGTAATACCTCCAGATAGTTATTCGTTCAACAAACAGAgtgaattataaaaagataatggaaagatcaaatttaacaaataattacctCATCTGGCTCCTTTCTCAGCTTTGATTTTATGAACCTTAAAAGATGTTTCTGGTTCATGCAAGCGGAGTGATGAACATGCGTGTCAACTTTCCTAACATTATAAAAGTCTCGATGTGGTGCACTTTTTTGAGCCAGGAATTCTCTGTCCGCGTTAAGCATTAGATGAAGTTTGAATTTctggggggggaggggggtgtGAAGGGGCCATACACTGTGAGTTAATTAGCTGAATTTGATATCTCAAACAAAAAACTGAGAACAACTAAGAAATTACAATCAAAAGATGCATTAACCTGTTCTAGAAGAACTAGCCTATGGTGGCATAGTGTTCGGATGTTCCCAGCTGCTATAACCCTAAGGATATGATGTAGGTCTGTGAAGAAAGTAGTAGCATCAGCAACAGGAAAAAGTTTCTCTTTCGCTGcatggaaagaaaaagaacttttAGCAAAAGATGGGCAGTAAATCAATTAGGATGAAAACTAATAATGGAGGATCAAGTCAATCAAAATTCTTTGCATCTTACACTCTTTACTCGCATAAACATGAACAACTCCATCTTCCATTTGAAAATAGTGCTGCAGGAATTTGAGgttaaattcatcaaaatagcAACGGTGGACAACATAGCTTAATgattctaaaagaaaaagctTGAAAGAGTTTTGGGTATAAGAATAGGCACAGAAAGCAGAGAATAGAAACTTTCATTTTAAAGAGATTTACATCAGATTTCCCCTCTGAATTATAATCAAATGGGTTCAGGATTGGCTTTGGAGTACTAGGATCAGatataatttccttttcccATGGAGCAACAGCTTCTTTAAATACATAACTTCTTCGCAATTCAAGGCAATCTTGCAGAGCACGGTAGACCTCCACTTCATCCGGAGATGGTATCTCTAACAGCAATCATAGAACAATTTCAAAACAACAAATACAGAGGGCCAATGCAACACACTTTTGGCAGACTGAAGTTTCGTGAAAGAGATGTAAAACTTCAATTTGAATAACATAAAGTGAAATTCCACCATAATGAAATGACAAGTGGAGAAAGAAGGGCAAGACAAACAGTAGATGCTTAGTTACTAATCAGCATCAAAGACACACGTTATAATGTCATGTTATGACAAATACTCATCCACATATCTTAAACAATATAGAAACTTTTTAACAGCAATATAGTACCACTGTAGACATGCAAAATTCACATAATAAACAGAAGAAAGTTTaaatagagaaaagaaagggaTTAAAGATATTGAGATGGAACACAGAGAAAAGGCAAAACTGCAGATAAATGGTATGCTTCAGCAACATGCAAAAAGGATCAGCAGTATCAAGTACGAGAAAGTATCACATAAGTACAAGAGCTGGTGAAGAAACTTCCTCTAAACAATGTCAATGTATAGCCAAGGTCATGCTTGTGGTTTAGAAAACTGCAAAAGTGGCATGCATCAAAGGGCAATGACAACAATACCAGTGGGGGAAATTCTCAATTGAACAAAAGACTCTTGCTCTGGTTCTTTCCTCAGGATATCAGCAGCCACAGGATCAGGTGGAACACCATGCAGGTCACCAGATACACTATGTGAGCGAATCATGCTTGGTGTAGCCATGGCTTTTGACTCAACGCTGGCATTAATATTCTGTACATTCTGAAACATGATTTCATAGCCAGGGTTTATACGTGCATCAATGCTATGCAGAGAATGCGAAAAGAATGTCATATTTCTTTGATGTTACAGAAACAAGTGACATTTATGAAGAGAATGCCAAAAGAATGtcatatttcttcaattttactGAAAACAAGTGTCATCTGCTTTTGTGCTTATCTGTGTGACTGAGAAAAATAGCAGAGATAAGAGTAACTGGTATGAGCATTTTCGGTATCACTGCCACTTACCACATTTCCGTTAATAAGAAGATATGTAGAGTCTAGCTTAGCTACATCAGTCACATTATCCTCGTCATCTGAACCTTCTAGACTTTCAAATGCACTTCCACAAGCAATAGGTGATTTAGGAGAAGTGGGTCGAATAAGATGTCCTGAAACAAAAAGGGTTAGTCGCCAAATCTTCCAAAACAATAAGAATTTGAGGATCAACCAAAACgacaagaataataaataagaaatgcAATCTCTGTACACGGATTGATTAGCAATAGTGAGTCAGCTGCCAACAAAAAGCTATTATTGTAGTATTGCATAACCAGTTTACTCTAGCAAGACAAGAAGTACAAAGATTTCCATGCTTATAAATGACGGCAACATATTCCTGAAACATAGTTGCAGATAGTTCTAAAGCAGTTAATACTCTGAATATTGAAAATGCATCATAAATTCCTCTGACAAAATATCTCCTGATGAATGAACCAATGTTCAATATCGAAAATTCACACTATAGAGAAAGGATCCACATGGTATATGATTTTGTGCACCATGCCCCGGCATCAACACAAGTAATCTTTATTTAGTTTGCACCTCGCAAAACACATAAACTTAATTTTCCTGTTCTCTCAATACTGACATGATAGGAAAAATTGAAACTTAGCAATCTGAACTGCGAAAACCGATCtgataattataacaatctCTACTCAAAGACTAAACAGCTCATCCATTTCCTgcaaatacattaaaaaagtTCAGTTATTGCCGACCGGGAAAGAAACAAATTCATCTTGCAACGAGCCGGTTCCGGCTGAAAATGACCATTGAGTTTCAAATGCCTCCTGGATAACGACCATACGACATGATTCagcaaatcaaattcaaattactgATATTGAGATTAAGTAATAGGCCAATGTTCTGTGCTTGAACTGAAACCATATAAATCCCAATCCACTAGCTGAATAGAACTTTCTACTAGTCAACAACAAGCCTTAAATCTCACCACAACAATACTTCTCCTCACAACAATTTCTAAACCAATAACTTTTGCAGATTCCAGCTAGGTACATTGCATTACACTCCAGAATGTCATAACACTTCTCCATTTACCCGTCTACACTTATTCAGTAGACAGGACTTAGAGCAAACATCATTAATAGTCTTTATAAATAGATTTCATATCAATTTAGTCcctgatatttaatttgtccGTTTATAGTccctaattatattatgatcCAATTTAGTTCTTTTAGACAATTATTTGTAACAATTGAAGAACAAAATCGTTCATACAGAGTACAAAAAGCTATCAAAGAGACTTTTGTATTTGAGCAATTCAATTTACAAGattctattaattaagttactcaaaataaaattaagaaatttgtCTTACAGATTCTAatcctatatttttcatgacAAGTTTCATCATAAAGAACTACTGCTTGAATAGtgtgaatattataatttaaacatcTGGCACCACAAATCACAAACTAAATTAcgaacaaaaataatacaaaatatttgtaaggACTATTAGTAATATTTGCCCGAGAAGTTAATAAAGCTCGATTCCTTTCAGCGGTAAGTCCGACATTGCATACCTTCGGGAAGGGTATGAAGCCTCGGCAAGCCCGTCGGAATAGAATCCACGTGCGCCTGACCGTTTATTTTGTCCTCCATCTCACCTCCTCCGCTGCTGCCGCCGTAAAACATCCTCACGTCCGGCAACGATGCGGAACCGCGGCGGTAATGCCCTTCACTCCCCTTCCTCCGCTGCCGCGAGTACTTCTTCAACTGTTCCGCCGCGTCGCCGCCGTCGTCCGCATCCGCGGCGACGTCTTCTCTGTCCCTCTCCATCGCCTTCGCGAACTCCAGCAACTGGTTTAGGGTCTTCCTGTGCATATAGTACGCAGAGACCGCAACGAACGACGCTCCGACGAGCGCCGCCATCGCTAGATGCAGCGAATAAGCGTCCATTCCAATGTGTATGAACACAAACACTACGAATGTGTAACCGTATACTACcgaaatttatgtaaataatagagagaaaattgaaaaacccTACTAGTTAAGACTGATAAGAGTAGCGAGGCTGTATTTGTTTGTATTGGGGAGAGAATGGGGAAGGGGAGCGCTGGCCGTATATCTCGGAAGGAGAGAGAACCGGAGGAGGAGCGTAGCCGTTAGCACATTATATTCGTATGGGCTTTGGTCGTTTCCGCCCCTTTCCTCTTTCTATTTCCAATTAACTTGAGAGTAAAATTGAACCAAACAATGTCTTCAGAGAAATTTATCCGTTGGCGtctgaatttgatttttcgacattaacaatttaaattaattaaattgtattctGCATCTgcgaaaaaattaaaaaattatctatattataaaaaaaaaaatttctcccAGAAATATCAATTATGACACCGCAACATCAATTTTAGTGTTATATCAATAATACCTCtaatttggtttttttttcttgctttttttttctactttttaaaaatatgatatattggattatacatatattttttcttatttatatattttaaaatataaaatattatttattatatgtacgtGGGAACCACGACAAGAcagacaatattaaaaaacaagaTGAAATTTTTGCTCTTCCAGTAGAAATAAGTTTTCGGTTTTGCTGTGATTTCCATTTCTCAATTCCAAGTGAAATgtttttactattaattaagtgGGAGGAGCTTATAACTAGCATTAGTATGCAAAATGTGTTTATACTAAAGTACCcttaactatatttattttcccaCCGTTCTTTAACTTAATTTATCATCAATAAGTTTTTATTCATGCCTATTTAAACTTAATTCATTTGATCAATTGCGATTAGTTATTCATTTTTCGTTACTCTcttttattaactaaataaatatttatgtgagCAAAAAGTGACTCGTTAGATAGATTTTGGATTTGAGTCATTTGAATTAAGTCTCTTGCAAGTCTGAAAAATAGgacttaaaaaatacatttttaacgTTCAAATCAATAAACAATTCTAGAAGATATGATTACGCAAGATGAGAGAGTAACGAAGGTGTAAAATGATTACATGCTTTCTCAATAGAGTGCGTTCATGTGAATACTAATGAAAATTGTGTTACCCTGAATATGAATAGGATAGGAAAAGGCTtgcttttataatattaatccCCCACCAGGTGAAGAAGTGTGATCCCTTGAGCCTTGCGTTTGTGGTTGCTATAGATAAGCCCTCTCAACTCCAAAAGCGATTGGCTATAATTTTGAGAGTTGTGCCTATTGATGAGCCCTAAGAAGGATAAGTCTCCTCGCAAGAATGGGCTCTGAACTCCTAtggtttaaatatattttaaatataatatttatcacatGATCTCTTCACACGCAACACTGTTAACTATGATTAAATCTCTTGCAGAGATCAcgtgataaatattatagcTAACTATATTTGTCTTCCATATATCTTTATCAActattgtttaaaataatattaaaaaaaaacactttcttttcattttcgtTAGAAATGTATTTAGAATCGCACCATATTTTCTACAGAAGTTTAGGTAGATGTAAGTTGTCTCTTGTAGAGACGCAttcagataaaaatatttacctaCAAAACCATAATCTGAAATAAGCACTTGTGGCCTACTTTATGGATTATGATTCATGCCAAACATGTCATTATCTCCATTCACGATTGTTAAACTGTTGCGGATATGTAGGTGTGCGAGGGCACTGTAATAccactaatttatttttggataattaatatctataattttgaatttgtaatttatttacacaaattactcatatttttaaaaaaattatatatatattcgctataaatatcaaaatcatttACGCAAACTATTATACATACTTCCCTATAGTCGTCAACATTGCTACACAAACTATCCATATTTTTCaagtatcaattataaattttacaattaaacaaaagaatatgaataacttatataaaaaattatagattaggatgtaaatataattattctttttgtgttttaaatcATAGAACATCTTTTGGTGTTATGGCCCAAAGTGAGATTTTCGGGAGTAGTGGGTTCTTATCAGgcaatttttggattttgttagaattatttacaattgttagtaataataaatataaattttctttaaggATTATGTTGGCTTTTGGCTACTTTATTGGAAGTTTGGTGTGAGGCTTGTCCGGTTGCGGCTTTGTGGATATGTAACTTTATTATTGAAAGCAAATCTGCGAGTGTCGAAAATTGGTAAGTTTTTGTTGAGTACGGCCTCTCACTATTTAATACTTTTCCTGCTTTATTCCTGTGCCAAAGTAGGTTTTGGTCGCATTCAAGATCATGATTGTGaattaagatataatttttggtaagTGTTCAAGTTTCGAAACTTTATCATAGtgagattttaaattttaatttgttattaatatgaCACTtgtctaatttaaataagttataCTATGctatttcactaacaaatttaaccacgtaagtttgattttaattgaataattgtaTTCAGTGTTAAGTAGGAGTATATACAGTTTGATATATcaatcaaattgaattaaaacaaaatgttTGCTATGCATCAAAGTcgaatcaaatttattttttcaaattttgatatttagtttgattttgattcattgattaaattaagtaaatgCTTTGTGCACAAGAAAACCTCATCATTTAAAAGGTAACCATGGAAAGAATAAccgattatttttttatccactTGATCTTTAGTGTGGTTTTACcaataccaaaatatatattttttatttttatatttcatttttatgaacatattttttatatattaaatatttttatcattttatttattatctaaaaaccaaataaatttaattattatttttagaacgtaagtttaaaataatttttatatcttgaCAAAGATCtactaaataaacaaaaattaataattaccaaaattaaacttaattaccaaaattgaatcaactaattcaattcaatattcaatattacatTGCACATACCAAATTTTTGAGTCTTCTACTCAATCTACAGATAACGGTGCATAAATCAAAAATTgtccaaattaaatattaggattgttttatttatttgtttgttttatattattattattattttattttatttttggttgagAGAGTTATTAGGTTTACTGGACTGGTGAGATATGGGCTAGTCTGACGAATGAGATGAATGATTTATGGGCTTAAATTCAGCATAAGCCCATAACACTTATTGGGCTCGCCTGCACTCCGCTTTGGGCTGGAGAAGGTGTTAAAAGAGTAAACTCAATTGTTGATCCACACCAACTAAGAAATGCCACGTCGTCACAGAATTGGTGCTCCGCATACGCCCACAACAGCGGAGAGCTGACAAAGAGCTGCATTAAAATAGGAGAAAGTTATCACAAGAGATTCATCGGCAATTAAGCTCTCCCGTTTGTTTCTACAATGGTTTCGTTAGTCAATACTGTCTACTCAATACGATTATCTTCCAATGCAAACCCACTCCGAAATCAACGGCTCGCACCGAAACCGAGCTGTGTTTCTTTGAACAGTAAGCTTGTTTCTTCAGAGCTTCAGGAAAATGTTCATGTACAGTTTCAGTGCTCGTTTGTCGGTAATATGTGAGCTTACTGTGCTCTTACTTGTATGCATTTGAATTGTATCAGGACGGAGACTGGTAGTGAGGGCTACTGAAACCGATACAGAAAAAGGTGTGGTGGACT
The nucleotide sequence above comes from Sesamum indicum cultivar Zhongzhi No. 13 linkage group LG11, S_indicum_v1.0, whole genome shotgun sequence. Encoded proteins:
- the LOC105174585 gene encoding AMP deaminase isoform X1, which encodes MDAYSLHLAMAALVGASFVAVSAYYMHRKTLNQLLEFAKAMERDREDVAADADDGGDAAEQLKKYSRQRRKGSEGHYRRGSASLPDVRMFYGGSSGGGEMEDKINGQAHVDSIPTGLPRLHTLPEGHLIRPTSPKSPIACGSAFESLEGSDDEDNVTDVAKLDSTYLLINGNVNVQNINASVESKAMATPSMIRSHSVSGDLHGVPPDPVAADILRKEPEQESFVQLRISPTEIPSPDEVEVYRALQDCLELRRSYVFKEAVAPWEKEIISDPSTPKPILNPFDYNSEGKSDHYFQMEDGVVHVYASKESKEKLFPVADATTFFTDLHHILRVIAAGNIRTLCHHRLVLLEQKFKLHLMLNADREFLAQKSAPHRDFYNVRKVDTHVHHSACMNQKHLLRFIKSKLRKEPDEVVIFRDGTYLTLKEVFESLDLTGYDLNVDLLDVHADKSTFHRFDKFNLKYNPCGQSRLREIFLKQDNLIQGRFLGEVTKQVFSDLETSKYQMAEYRISIYGRKMSEWDQLASWIVNNNLYSENVVWLIQLPRLYNVYKEMGIVTSFQNILDNIFLPLFEVTVDPDSHPQLHVFLKQVVGLDLVDDESKPERRPTKHMPTPAQWTNIFNPAFSYYAYYCYANLYTLNKLRESKGMTTIKFRPHSGEAGDIDHLAATFLTAHNIAHGINLRKSPVLQYLYYLAQIGLAMSPLSNNSLFLDYHRNPFPMFFLRGLNVSLSTDDPLQIHLTKEPLVEEYSIAASVWKLSSCDLCEIARNSVYQSGFSHALKSHWVGNEYFKRGPDGNDIRRTNVPHIRLEFRDMIWREEMQLVYLGKANFSKFIDP
- the LOC105174585 gene encoding AMP deaminase isoform X2, producing MDAYSLHLAMAALVGASFVAVSAYYMHRKTLNQLLEFAKAMERDREDVAADADDGGDAAEQLKKYSRQRRKGSEGHYRRGSASLPDVRMFYGGSSGGGEMEDKINGQAHVDSIPTGLPRLHTLPEGHLIRPTSPKSPIACGSAFESLEGSDDEDNVTDVAKLDSTYLLINGNVNVQNINASVESKAMATPSMIRSHSVSGDLHGVPPDPVAADILRKEPEQESFVQLRISPTEIPSPDEVEVYRALQDCLELRRSYVFKEAVAPWEKEIISDPSTPKPILNPFDYNSEGKSDHYFQMEDGVVHVYASKEYLHHILRVIAAGNIRTLCHHRLVLLEQKFKLHLMLNADREFLAQKSAPHRDFYNVRKVDTHVHHSACMNQKHLLRFIKSKLRKEPDEVVIFRDGTYLTLKEVFESLDLTGYDLNVDLLDVHADKSTFHRFDKFNLKYNPCGQSRLREIFLKQDNLIQGRFLGEVTKQVFSDLETSKYQMAEYRISIYGRKMSEWDQLASWIVNNNLYSENVVWLIQLPRLYNVYKEMGIVTSFQNILDNIFLPLFEVTVDPDSHPQLHVFLKQVVGLDLVDDESKPERRPTKHMPTPAQWTNIFNPAFSYYAYYCYANLYTLNKLRESKGMTTIKFRPHSGEAGDIDHLAATFLTAHNIAHGINLRKSPVLQYLYYLAQIGLAMSPLSNNSLFLDYHRNPFPMFFLRGLNVSLSTDDPLQIHLTKEPLVEEYSIAASVWKLSSCDLCEIARNSVYQSGFSHALKSHWVGNEYFKRGPDGNDIRRTNVPHIRLEFRDMIWREEMQLVYLGKANFSKFIDP
- the LOC105174585 gene encoding AMP deaminase isoform X3 — protein: MDAYSLHLAMAALVGASFVAVSAYYMHRKTLNQLLEFAKAMERDREDVAADADDGGDAAEQLKKYSRQRRKGSEGHYRRGSASLPDVRMFYGGSSGGGEMEDKINGQAHVDSIPTGLPRLHTLPEGHLIRPTSPKSPIACGSAFESLEGSDDEDNVTDVAKLDSTYLLINGNVNVQNINASVESKAMATPSMIRSHSVSGDLHGVPPDPVAADILRKEPEQESFVQLRISPTEIPSPDEVEVYRALQDCLELRRSYVFKEAVAPWEKEIISDPSTPKPILNPFDYNSEGKSDHYFQMEDGVVHVYASKESKEKLFPVADATTFFTDLHHILRVIAAGNIRTLCHHRLVLLEQKFKLHLMLNADREFLAQKSAPHRDFYNVRKVDTHVHHSACMNQKHLLRFIKSKLRKEPDEVVIFRDGTYLTLKEVFESLDLTGYDLNVDLLDVHADKSTFHRFDKFNLKYNPCGQSRLREIFLKQDNLIQGRFLGEVTKQVFSDLETSKYQMAEYRISIYGRKMSEWDQLASWIVNNNLYSENVVWLIQLPRLYNVYKEMGIVTSFQNILDNIFLPLFEVTVDPDSHPQLHVFLKQVVGLDLVDDESKPERRPTKHMPTPAQWTNIFNPAFSYYAYYCYANLYTLNKIIFVALCWGKKACFSSRECQFLCKNLLLAFPLL